Sequence from the Thunnus maccoyii chromosome 22, fThuMac1.1, whole genome shotgun sequence genome:
tacagtacattgattTCACGTCTTCTAAAATCAGCCATTGACGTGATTTGAACTTTACTGAcgcatgtgtatgtttttttctgatgtttttcaacattacagtctttttagtgccaaagtccctccttttgttactatacttccaccacagctcaacaggctcaactgtaaatgtgtcagatatccacttgatatcactaactcagactgatgaagactcatataagcttcacaccaacttttaaatgcaattttgcacaaaataactgtgtggacacactgtggattttgtcctccatcacttacattgaaagcacatttgaaagggatcttttaatatgaacaggaggaatgattacagtgaggaaaacttctttcactgttcatatggagaCCCGACTGTTGTGTTAAGACACACATGTGGCacaattgtgaacctatccatTAATGCATTAGCAACAATAGTCCAAtaatttaatctataacaaAGTCCATCTGTCTGCATGCAGGACTCTTACTTGTAAAAGAGCATTTTTACtactttatgtaaaaaaaaacgaTTCTTCACCTTTTGGGAGGAACAGCTGGGCTAAACAGGGGCCCAGCAGCTCACTTTTGTCCCTAGGGCCCCTGTAGTAAATAAATCCGGTCACGTGTAGGCTAAATCCAAAATGATTAGGATGCATGTCAGTCTTGTCCAACACACTGCATGCCTCCCAATGAGGTAATGTCATTGTAAGACAGAGAAGTGAAACTCAGTTAGCTCCATGTTAGCACAATGCTAAATAGCATACTGCTAATACAAGAGAGGCACACAGTTGTATTAAACTGTTGTCGGGACTCAGTCAGTGCTGCTAACTCTTCACTTTTATGTTTGGAGACAACAGCTCGCTAGCGAGTAGATGGATTTATTTTGAAAGGTGCGGCAGgaagtgtatatgtgtgtgtgtgggagtgtcaCCGAGTGCCATAGTGAACGCCTAGACTGCGGTTTTCCAACAGACAGACGGGGTGAACGGCAGGCTGCAGACGCTTCTTCTAACGGTGACGGGCCATTTATTAACCGCTGTATTCTCGCTTCGgacactgtgtttgtgtgtgtgaacaccGGAGTCATGGCTGAACGCTctctgtggtttgtgtgtgctcTGCTGGCGCTGCTGCTCCCGCTGGAAGGTAAGTTAAGGCTTTGTCCTGCTCACCTCAGCAAGTCCACATGTTCTGCCTTTTGTGCCGCACTTTGATTCAAGGCCGAGTAACGGTCCACCGGCCCACCGGCCCACAGGCACACCGTTAAAGAGACACACCCACTGATGAATCATCCTTTCTTTCAGTAAATTGATATATATCCATGTGTCCTGTATTTGATCAGTTATTACAGCATGGCTCCATGTACTCTATCTAGGTATTAGTACTGATGCAGTTCTAACAGATACTAGCAGCTGTAATAGATTCAGTAACAGATTATTACATCATGTCTGTGGAGGTAGTCACAGCAGGTTATTTTAGATATCATAGGTATTATAGATCAGTGATGTGCATGGCACCACCCACAGTAACCTATCTGTCTGGATCACTATTACACATGCCATGCTGAAAATGATAACgtcacacacactgatgatgaATATGAAGTTGAGGTGATACTGCATCACCTGTCCTCAGACGTCCGTGGTCTCCACCTGACATTACACCATCCAGACAAGCgttctattttttattatttctctctttcagaaGTGCACGATGATCCATGTGTTGAAATGATGGAACGACTAAAAAGCTGCAGTCatagattgaaaaaaaatgatgtcagCCAGCAGTCTGCTATTAAATGCAATGTGATGCAGATTATGTACATGTGATGCAAATGATGTGAATGTATTATAAGCAGGGTTATGAGCAGGAGCCAAACCTGGAGGTTGGGCTTACGCCTAAGATTGAAAATACCTATGTTTAGATagttttagtaaaacattgaaAATGGTTACATTTACAGTTAGTTGGGGTGAggtaaggctgcaactaatgattactttcatcatcgattaatctgtcgattattttctcgatgaaCCAATTGGTTgattggtccataaaatgtcagaaaattgtgaaaaatgttcatcGGTGTCCAAGATGATGtccttaaatgttttgttttgtccacaacccaaagatattcagtttactgtcatagaagactaaagaaaccagaaaatattcacactgaagAAGctggagaatttttttttttttcataaaaaaatgactaatgatgattaatcaattatcaaagtagttggtgattaatttaatagttggcaactaaatGATGAATAGAATAATTGCAGCTCTAGGGTGAGGTAAAGGTTGGTGTGGTTAAGGTGAAGGCATCCCATCATCTCTGGGCTGTAGGTGGGTGGGGCAGCATGGAGGATGaagaataaaatacacatttgggtAGAGACTTGATAATCAAGTGATGTGTGGGAACAACCCCTTCATCATCAACAAGATGCCAACTGTGTCTTTCCTGCCTTTGACCCCTGATGATTTGACCTATTTGATCCTGTCTGAATGCAGCACTCCCCCCCCTGTTCTTGCCCCCTTGATTTCACCTACCTGAGagtcccccccgccccccttaCTATGCTGCCTTGATCCTGTAtgcaaccctaaccctaacccttaccctacCTCCCTACCTTTTGGTTACCAATTGTTTGATCTTACGGTATAAAGTGTTTCCATCccttctgctctgggtcagtctaTTGTATCAGATCAGTTCTGTGTCAGTAAGCTCACCGCATTTCCGGAATGCTATTAAatcacttccaccacagcaaactttgaacaaggacttgagtgatTTTTGTCAACAAGGACTAGCAGACAGTCAGGTCCAAATtgtcatttgaacatttaaaatgagacaGGAGAGGTGATCTCTGGCATGTGTTGGATGATCTCGTAACAGGATCCATGGTAAAAATAGCTATAACAGAGGTCCCTGAATGCCGCACGCTGCTCCATCCTTTAAGGAACAAAAATGGAGCTTACTGTAACTAAGAGCACACTGAAACTAAACCTAGCTAAGCCTGACTTACATTCACATCAGAGGATTATGTGTAAATCTAGATTGAAGGATTGTAGAGCTTCACTAATGGCAGCTGGGAGTTTATTCCAGACAGATGAGTTACACTAGGATTTATTCTCATAGGATTTTGCCTCAGTTCTTTGAATAATGAGGAGGCATCCTCAAGAAATTGATGGAACATAGACTTTTAAGTTTGGTGGAACAAATCCAgtcaatattttacatgttaatCCTGAGTTTTTCAGGTTTACTTGCTAGTAGCCTTCTTCACTGCCTCTGTTGGTGTATTGCCACATTACTGTAACAattatttaaaactgaaataggCTATATTTGGTTTGCAAAATGACTCATAGTGAAACCTTATAGTGGTTTCACTATGAGTcgtcgtcccccccccccaccaccaccaccaccatcaccaccaatTCTGCCATCAGAAAAGAGGTTTCAGATGCTGTTAGAAGATCTAACAAGCATACTGATGCATACTGATGCCTTCAGGCTCATACAGTATCATGTAATTACACACCAACTCCAATCTCATATTGTTCAATTCGTGCTggggaccccccccccccacccaaaagtttcttgtctgtctgtactgtcAGACACTGAATGAAGGCAACAACGACAAAATATCCTTAAAGGATAGACACtaacattaaaggacaggttcacaatttttcaagcatgtcttaaaataacagtcaggtgtccatatgaacagtgaaagaggttttctaagtgatggagtgtgtgtgtgtgtgtgtgtgtgtgtccacacactcatttaaaagttgatgtgaagcttatattcagcttcagcagtctgagttagtcatatcaagtggatatctgacacagttacagtctttttagcatcaaattccctctttgtgtttcctcggacagtgtttccctgttgagctgtggtggaagtatagtaagaaaaagagggactttggcactaaaagactgtaacttggattgaaagatatctacttgatttgactcatttggacgctgaagcttcatattcagataaacttttaaatacatttttacacagaaggaggactgtggattttgtcctccatcacttccattgtaaggtcattatgaagggatcttctaatggtcagtatgaacaggaggaatgattacagcaagaaaaacatggttCAATGTTCATCGtgactcctgactgttgtttatgAACCCATCTTTTAATCTGGCCTGGCATGAACAGGAAACCAATGCAAGAAGACTGGAGTTATAAGATTAGACTTTATTGATCTCCAGAGGGGAAATGAGGTGTTACAGCAATACAAGAAACAGAAtacaaaaagagacacaaaagaTTAGAGTCAGAATAAAGGAAGAAAtcagtaaaaacacatcataaatcAGAATTAGATAGTTAAACAATAAGAAGTAATAActttacaataaataataattagaaaGCTATAGgtaatacagtacatacatacatgttcaGTAGTTTATGTGCAGGAAACCAACTTCAACCAAAAGTTATTATTAGAAAAAGTgacatatataaatgtataacgATGTATGACTTTTATTGTTTACcctttaattttctaaatttgtttgtgtttggtttttccTTGTTTCATTCACACCGTGTGATTTTAAATTGaactttatttaattataatgatttgtattattatatattctgtaaataaaactgTGTATAGTGCTTTGTAGACAGAGGTGAGAGTAGACATGTAATCGGAATGTGAAGGTTTCCTCTGCATGCTCAAACATTCATATAGTCAACAAtcgaccacacacacacacacacacacacacacacacacacacactcaccatgTGTTTATCTGTGGCAGCCAATGAGGTTctccagtttttgtttgtctctgcTTTTGTGTCAGTCCTGGTAAATGATCTGTGGCCTGGAGTGCAGAGAACAAACAGAGAGGATTAGCTCTCTCTTGGCACAGTGTGGCCCCGGGGCCCAGgggtttttgtgtctgtgtaagACCAGCAGGGCCTGAAATGCTGATTACTGAATGGTCATATCTCTACTAAATGAATCAAGTTTTAATCAAAGACTTAAAGACAGTTTGTGTTGAAGGTGTCAGATTCAATGTAACGCctgcttcctctgtctgtcctgtCTGGAATTTAGTCCTGTCTCAGGACTTCGACCTGGCGGATGCTCTGGATGGTGATAAAGATGACAGTAAATCATGTAAGTACAATGGAACACCACTCAACTGTTTAAACGTGGAGGTCCTTGATGTGTgtagtttgcatttttttccatgtgtttgcTGGACTTTCCTTAGTTGCATGTTGccccctatctctctctctctccctgtcatCTCTACTGTTGCTATAATAAAGGCATAATATGCCCATGTGTTGCTGCCAGAATCACATTCTGatggaaaaatacagaatcctttatttttgtgattacCTAAAAGAAataatcctaaaaaaaaatgctggcgttaccttttttaaattgtagaATGTAAATTCCCTGAACAAATAAGGAAAGGACACTACCTCAGTCTTCAGAGGTACAGCAGCTACAGCGCTGGACAGATTGAGGAAACTTCTTCCTTTACATGCCAAGCTCTCAATTTGCATCCAGAAAAGTTCATTATTAAAAGATTTGTATTATAATTTCAAGAAcattatctcataattacaagaactaaatctcttttttttcaacaaactaTCATTTCAAGATTCTAATAAAAAAGTGCCATCAAAGACAAAACTTCCTCCGCAAACTGAACTCATTTGGAGTTTATTGTTAATTTGGATCCCCATTAGTTGTTACCAAGTCAACAGCTTCTCTTCCCCGGGTCCAAGCTAAGaacatacatttatacacatgctttcacatacatgcatacataaatGCAATTACAGCACTAACcctgccccccccaccccaattAAAACAGTCTAAACATTGAAAAACCATGTAAAACTCTCTCTCTATGCATCTCTccatatatttatacatatatactgtatgtgcatacacacacacatatacacacacacacttatttacacatacatacatatatacatacatattaatCTGTCTTCCACTGTCAGCCAGGCAAGATCAGCATGCATTCGGTCTATATTTTCTCTCATTCAAGATGTGCTGCTCTATTCTGCACTAACTGAAGCTTGTACAGCTCTTTATTTGCTGCACCTGACCAGATTGCTGAGCAGTAGTCAAGATGAGACAATACCAAGGCTTGTATAACCTACAAGGTGGTACTTGGTGTAAGGAAAGAGGAGCATCTTCTTAAAATAGATACTCTTTTCCCCATTTTTCCAATTATTTTGTCTATGTGATTCTGCCATGATAGTTGCCCATCAAGGGTGACCTCTAGAGGTTTAGCCTCAGTGACATGCTCTCTACAGCTGCCCTTGACTGAGAGGTGTACCTGCTTCTCCTGCTTTAGTGCATGGTTTTAGccaaaaacaatacatttaggGCCAgatccacaaagaatggattgtgCCCGCTAATAGCACCGTGAATTGCGCAGCATTTGCACCTGCAATCTGCCCTGCTTTAAGGTCTTATTCACAAAAGATTTGGCGCAAACACACCCATAAAGTTTTACAGCTGAAtgcaatttgcccttgttttgcatctgtttgAGTGAACAGAGCTGTTTCAGCACAGAcattggtccataatgaaaactgcagagaatacaaaagcctcaaattccatctttaattagcagaggtgtgCACAtaaatcacaaaccaactttcatgtactTTGCTTCTCTAGTAttttgcatctataacataatctactgaatTATCCATCAAAATAGactacagctattaatgtgactcaggcaggtctgaaacatgttagattaatgtctgaatcttacaacAATGTTATTCAGGTGTCACCGAACGTATCCgggatttcacagaaacatcaatactgatgttctgtttgttgcccaaAGCTGGATCTGTGTCACaactggctgtgtgtcacagctggctgcagcatcacacagcagctgaaaccaTAAGTGCGTCTCTAAACTGAGGAAGAggttgtgtgtatttatgtacgCGGCACAGCAGTGGCAATTTCATTACGCTGAATCGGTCAGGATCTGACAGTAGTTCTGTGATCCGCATAACATCTacacagatcagctgttacTCACAGATTCAGGTTTATACGGTGgaattgtttgattttgaacTCCATCAGCGCTGTCAggacatgtttatttataagtAGCTGAACATTAAGAAAATACATCTAAAAACCTAGAAATGTGAAGCATGCATTTAGAAATGTGAAGTATATATGATATTTAGTTAAGGAGCTAAAACTTGACAATAATTCATCTCTCACCCTCACAGCAGTGACCCCCTCCCCAAAgccagcagcaccagcaggtGGACCAGGACGAGGTAAGACCTACACAGCAGCTACTGACAtgatgaatatttaattctaTAATATCATGTAATACAACATGAGTTTAAGTAGGGACAGTGACGGGCTGGAGTTAAGTTCATTGTCTAATAAATGAATCTGATGTTTGCTGTTGTTGGTGCACGGCTTAATGACACAGGAAACCAACAGGAAACagtaatgaagaaaaaaagagtttaatTTGAATTTGGTAAAAATGCACTATGAGGTAACCTGTAAAAATGTTGCTGATGTCAGTGGATGATTATAATAATGACTGTACTCAATGTTCTCTGCAGAGCTTGATCTTGAAGACTTCTTTAAAGATGATggccccaccaccaccaccaccaccaaagCTCCACCCAAGGTTGTGCCTAAGCTCCCCACAGGCACCAAGGCCCCAGTCAAGCCCAAACCAAAGCCAGGTGAGAAAatgcaacccccccccctttaTTTCTAATCTCccatttctgcttctttttttaatttgctgttttgtttatcTGTAGTCTTACTACATTCATGATCAGCACTTATTCATGTCATACTCACCACTATGCTAAGAGTACttatggatggcaatgtcagtcagtcagtcggCCATTTGAGTTGAGTTGTAATAACTGatcctctgtcttcttctctgtctttattATCAGGTcacaatttttatttgtcttaatgCAGAGGTAGGCTGATATATCAACCGATATTGGCTTATCAAAGATTTAttgggttaggttagggttagggttagggttatggttagggttagggggtagggttagggttagggttaggggtagggttagggttagggggtagggttagggttatggttagggttagggggtagggttagggttagggttagggttaggggtagggttagggttagggttagggttagggggtagggttagggttagggtttacTGGTATCAGTGCATATataacaagaaattgcagtacagaaatgccaaacagTATGTTTGAGGTCACTGACAAACGTGTCTTCATTatatagtttgtccaccagacgAATGCTGACATGTtgatttttacattgtaaaatGTCCACCTTCGTATGTGTCTTAGTCacagttctttaaaaaaaactaattcaaGTGATACATATGaagattgtttgtttatgttatgtgtatatgtaaaaaaaagaaaattactaTTGgccaatatattgatattggaTTTAGTTAAACTCCCAAATATTGATACCAGGGTTGGGTCATGGTTCTCACTCACTAATTAAGCTCAGTCAGTTCCACTTAGCCGTTTTTATTATTAGTTGTTTAGCTCCAGCAAGTTGTTCCACAGCTCATGTAGACacctgtattgattaaaatagaagcTGTTCCATCAGATAGGCCAGAGACAGACAACTGAAAAATGCGTCTGACATGACACTCAACACTTACTGCACAGATGCAGTGGTTCTAATGGAAATAAGACATTTCCTGgtaggcttttaatgtgaaatatctgcGGGGAGTGTGCACTTTTATTGACGGTAGCTTAACGACTGAAAAATCAGCAAAGCAGAAGCAATGGGAATTCATAAGTGATGGTAAACAGGTAttataaagagaaacagagcagcagagtggtgagtatgacatgactctgttgttgtactgatggaGTACATGTTatggaaatgtacattatacTGAATTTACCATATGAGCTATTAGTGTATGGGTACAGCTCACAGCTCTGTTAAGTACCAGCTCTTTACTGATAAAAGAGTATATAAAATATCCAGTATATGTGGGCACAAATGTCCACACAGTCCTGTGCAGTAAAATAGATAAAGACaatcacatgaaaacatttcacagtgcaatcacattttgacttttgatgAAATTGGTTGATTTGTAGTGTGGTTAGGTTTTTCAGTTGTTattttcagtttacagtagaaGTAGTTTTACTCCTGCTTTTGCCTTTATTTTGCTGTAACATGTGTCACTGATCTTTTGACCCTTACAGCTGCTGATGAGTTTGACCTGGCTGATGCCTTGGACCCCAACAATGACATTGGTGGCAAGGATAAGAACAAGGGGCAGGGAGGTGGGTGGGAGTGTCTTCCATAGGTTTAGCATTTGAAGCTTATAGTTTGGTAACACTTTAAATCACCAGTATCTATTAAATCCAATGACTTAATGAATACAAACATGTGGGATTAAAGCCacaatgtgtaggatttaaacatttctgaatTTGGTGCCCCCTAGTGGTAGAATTTAAATACCGCAGTGCAGATCAAAAATATCCAGATAATCTAAAAATTAAATGCTCTAATTACATAAGttctacacatagtggctttgATAAATAGTATGTcatgatttatgatttaatgGTGGCATAGAGTATATATAAATGGTTATTTTAtaggggacatattctgcacattcccaggtatatatttatattctgtggctctactgaaatatctttgcatgatttacagttacaaactccttatttatcttatattggcccttaacgcagcccctcagttcagcctctgtctgaaacagcccattttagctcctgtctctttaaaacCTTCTTCCTGA
This genomic interval carries:
- the cd99l2 gene encoding CD99 antigen-like protein 2, with translation MAERSLWFVCALLALLLPLEVLSQDFDLADALDGDKDDSKSSVTPSPKPAAPAGGPGRELDLEDFFKDDGPTTTTTTKAPPKVVPKLPTGTKAPVKPKPKPAADEFDLADALDPNNDIGGKDKNKGQGGGFSDSDLIDVGKDDTYKPDKGKGGRPSGDSDLINQYDDNNETTAEVGTIAGIVSAVAMALVGAISSYISYQKKKLCFGMQQSLNADMVKAENPEAVVATEPQVQQTLLEPPSAEPPTAENAVELNVQ